One part of the Egibacteraceae bacterium genome encodes these proteins:
- a CDS encoding response regulator transcription factor: MSQPIRVVVVDDHPVWRDGVRSDLETSGIVQVVGEAADGGDAVDVVLDVMPDVVLMDLQLPTVSGVEATRRILESAPHVRVLVLSASAEEADVLAAVKAGAIGYLLKSSTCQELVDAIRGVHGGEPVFTPSLAGLVLGEFRRMAASANSGEPGLTARENDVLKLVAKGYTYREIGDRLFISTKTVQNHVQNILTKLQLSQRYELMRYAIHKGLDRLPE; encoded by the coding sequence ATGAGCCAGCCGATCCGGGTGGTAGTCGTCGACGACCACCCCGTCTGGCGCGACGGCGTCCGCTCCGACCTCGAGACCTCGGGGATTGTGCAGGTCGTGGGCGAGGCCGCCGACGGCGGTGACGCGGTCGACGTGGTGCTGGACGTCATGCCCGATGTGGTCCTCATGGATCTGCAGCTACCGACCGTGTCCGGTGTGGAGGCGACCCGACGCATCCTCGAATCGGCTCCCCACGTGCGCGTGCTCGTGCTGTCCGCGTCGGCTGAGGAAGCCGACGTGCTGGCAGCAGTGAAGGCCGGCGCGATCGGCTACCTGCTCAAGAGCTCAACCTGCCAGGAACTGGTCGACGCAATCCGCGGCGTGCATGGCGGCGAGCCGGTGTTCACGCCGTCGCTGGCCGGCCTGGTGCTCGGTGAGTTCCGCCGCATGGCGGCCAGCGCAAATTCGGGTGAACCAGGACTGACTGCCCGGGAGAACGATGTGCTCAAGCTCGTCGCGAAGGGCTACACCTATCGAGAGATCGGCGACAGGCTGTTCATCTCCACCAAGACGGTGCAGAACCACGTGCAGAACATCCTCACAAAGCTGCAGCTTTCGCAGCGCTACGAGCTCATGCGCTACGCGATCCACAAGGGACTGGACCGCCTGCCCGAGTAG